ATCCTTtgatattttagtattttacttTTCCCCAAGTTTATTTCCGTTTTCGTATTAGAGCTTGCTAGAGCCTATAAAATTGTCTTTTTTAGTAACTTGCATTGTGtgtgaaaataataaaagagaCTCTATCGTGATTTTTTTCTCCCTGTTCTATGGTTTTCCGCGTAAACCTTGTATTCTCTTTTTTACTGTTTAACAgaggaaataaaaaaaacaacaaaaagaaatcTAACATCCATTGGGGAAAGTTAACACAATCCCTGGGGAAGAGAAATCTAGACCATCCCTTCTTTAAAGTCTCATAATAATAGGTGGTGTCAAGGGCACAAGGAATGGGTTTGATCTTTGGGGTAGGAGCACCTTAAAGAAAGGGAAGACCATTCAACTGGTTCTCTCATTTGAGAAAAGCCCTTTCAAAGATCAAACCCAGACCTGACTCTACATTCCAGCATTTTCTGATGGATATTGCTAAGCATTTGCTAAACAAATTAGAACAAGAAAAGCTTCAAGGAAAAGTTATGCTAAGAAAAGGACAGACATGACGACATAAAATAACTTACACGTACAAGTGATAAATCTCTACACAAATCAACACAAGAAAAATATACTGCCACTTCCAAAACATCATTGCAGTTTTAACTAATCAAATCACATAAATGCCAATAAGGGACTAAGAGCAAGAAGAAAATAAGATACCTGAGCCCTTAATCTAATAACCTCCTGGCTAAGTCTGTTGTTTGTGCTTTTGGCATCGTTCACAGCAATCCTTGGAGAGGTAAGTCCTCCAAGAGTAGGAGTAGGAGTAGTTGAACGTGGAGGGCTAGGACGCCTAGATATTGGAGATGTAGCTCGTGAAACAATTCTTGATCCAGGAAGAGATGCAGCAAAGAACTTCTTTGAAGATCCAAAGACGGGGTTAAAAGACTTAGAGATATTAAGAGATCCCCGCTGAGAGCCTCCACTAGGAATTGGTGAGACCCTCCTGCTGCTAAATTCtagtttcttgtttttctttgaaaaccGACTTTCCACCTGCTTGAATGATTCAACAGAAGGAAGCCTAGCAAGTTGAGAATGAGATTTCAAGTCCAACTTATCATTTTTGTTCACGGGTTCCATTGATCCCTGATTAATGCTCCCTCTTCTGCTCAATGAAGACTGGGAAGAAGCGTCcatttcaataaatttttttagtttatgaTAGCAATTATCACAAACACGATAAGCTTTGTTGGGGTTTGGTGCCATTGAAGCCTTGAGAGACTTTTTACTGCTGCAAGAATGACAAAACACAAGACCACAATTATAACAGTTGTGGCGTTTCCTTTTAAAGTTGAATGGTAGACGGCAACCAGAACACATGGATTGATCAACACCTGAAACCCACTTATGAAGGCAAATAGCAGCAGTAAAATTGGTGCCACAAGCAATACTTTTAACTTGCTTATCTTTAAGAGCCTCAACTAATGTCGGAGTATTTCTATCATCAGTGCTGCCATGACCTAAACGACCATTTGCCCCCTTGCCCCATGTGTAAACCTCAGTTCTAGAAGTTAAAACAGCAACATGGTAAGCACCACAGGCTAGTTCCTCCACAAAGCTTTTTGAGAGTTTTCCTTCAACCCGTGCTGGGAGCTTTCCATCTGCCTGAGGATTCCCTAGCTGACCATAAACAGGGCTTCCCATAGTGTAGACATGGCCAGAGTTTGTAAGTGCTACAGTTAAACTATGTCCACAAGCAACTTGACAAAAGTTTGGGTCAACAAGAGCAGCAACACAAGTAGGCACAAGCCTCGCCTCTTTGTCACCATGCCCTAGCCGACCTTTATCCCCATCCCCCCATGTAAACAGCTTCCCTGAAGAGTTGTTATTCGAATTTGGATTTCCAATTATAACTTCTACAACTGCAGCTGTATGCCAAACACCACAAGCAGCTCGGACAGTACGTAGACCTTTGAGAGACTCCACTTCTCTAGGTATTGAAATGCTGTCTCGATCTCCATGACCAAGAACACCGAATGTGCCATCACCAAATGTAAATAATTTTCCAGCAGATGTCACCAGTGCTGTATGCCAAGGTCCACATGAGATAGACGATACGTGTAGGCCCTGTAAGGGACCAGTTACTCGTTTTGGAACCCAGTGACTTACATCTTTTCCATGCCCAAGAAGGCCAGAATTATAGGTGCCATCACCCCATGTATACAAATCACCCGAAAGTGTTACAGCACACGTATGATATTCACCACAAGCTACTAGCTCAATGTTTAAATTACTCAGGGCATCGATAAGCTTTGGATGATGAGTATCAGAATCTCCTCCATGCCCAAGCCTGCCTCCGTATTCTTCGCCCCAGGAGAAAACTTCACCTTGTTTGGTCACCAAGGCAGCATGCCGATTACCACAGGCAATGTTTTGTACATCAAGTACTACTACAGACTCCAAGGCTTTTGGCAGCAAAGAATCGATTTTGCTATCAAAAGAACTTCCAACTCGACGAGTTCCACCACCAAGGACACCTTCACCAGTTCCTTCCCCCCAGATAAAAACATCCCCCAAGGCATCACAATCATCATTTCCTGAACCTTGGCTTGAGGAGCTGACAGCACTAGATAGACTAACCCTAAAAGCATCCATTGGAACTGCTTTCATGTGTCCATGCATGCTATCTGAACCTCCAGATGACAAAGAATGAACTGAACCACTTGCAGAATCTGAGTGGAAGAAACCTTTAGGAGGAACGTTATACAACATTACATCTGATAATGCCTTATCCAGACCATATTTTGGAGGACTTCCATAGGGACTGTGAAGTCTAATATGCTCTCCACCTTCCTGAAAATTTATGTAATGATATGTTACtttaatttgaattgaaaaATGCTGTGAAAAACTGGAATACTAAAGAACTAATATACCTTTTGCATGCTGTCATTGCTGCTAAATGGGGAATGCAGGGGAGAACTTCTTTGGGTAAATGTTCGAGGACTATTTACTTCAGACAGCATCCCATCACTCcgtgattcagttctccacttTCGATTATGGATACGTGAGATTAATGCTTTTAAGCCACTAAACCAAACTTCAGTTTCATCTTTATCCTTGCATATCTAGTAAATCACAAATAAGAACACCACAGAGTTACTCATATACCAGCTCTCTCTTATAGAACGCCAAAGAGCATCAACAGAAGAAAAAGTtcagtattattattataaataagtGAAAGAAAGGCTAACCAAATCAAGTGACCTCTCATTATATATTAGAGAAAATGATTGGCATTCCTTCTCAGGCCGCGGATATCTTTGAAAGATAGGCTGAAAAAATTAGAACCACAATTAATTAGTACATGTCAGGAATAAAACTTATTTCTTGCCAGTAACCTCAGAAATATGGTATAAAGTATTAGGTGGTCAGTCGCTAATATAGACACTTCATAATgcttattatattattattatttattagaaGCTTCATAgtgcttattattattatttattagaaACAACAGAAAATGCATTCCGTGAAAAGGGAAACAACCTAAAGGGCAAAGAAACAAGATGTCCCCTCCTCTCAACCAGTCATTACAAAAAAACCATCCTATCTAGGTTGACAGTGTGGGTGGTGTAATTCCAAAAAACGTTTATGAATGCTACTCCATAACATTGGTAAGAAAAAAAGGTAGGCTCTCTTTCccctctctcctctctcctctTCTCCTACCCTTCCTCTTCTCAACTGCTTTATCCTTCCAGTAACCTCCTCCCACCGGCGGCCACATTGAAATGAAAAGCTGTAAAATTGCTGAGTCACTCTAATATATCTGGTTCAAGCAAGGGATTTTCAATATTGAAGATGTTGATTGACACAGAATTCTTCAAGTCTGAATTAACTACGATGGCTTATTACTGCATTGTCGGAGTTGGTTCAAGATGAGGTATGTTGCTTCTTCCTCAAAGATGGTAGCGATGCAAAAGGCTCCACAACGCTCAGAAAACTCAGAGTCCCCTCTGGATGGGTGGCCAGATGTGCTGCTTGGAATTCTTTAGGGAACCAATCTTTTGTACACGTACATTCAGGGGTGGAAAAACAAGGCTGGGTCTCTTTCTTGTGGATGTTGAAAAGTTTCTTATTGACTCATGGATACGAACAGTGGCACTCTTCTCTTCAAACAGTCTCTATTACACATGCAAACCAGAAAACGATCTTTACCCATTCAGGACCAAGCTATGCAGAGAAAGTGAACATATCAGTTTTGAGAAATCCCCAAGTGCAAAACTTCTAAAAAGAGAGTATGCAGCCTAAGGAAGACTTCATCAGTCAGCCCCTGTCCCACCCTTCAGGAACTCCTAAGTTACAAAAGCAATGGGTCCGAGAAAGCAACAACGTTATTCAGGAGGATTTTAACGACTTATGGATCATTAGtagattatttatttttgatgAATGGATTCAAATTTCCCAGTTACTAGAAGATCGTTTTCAGGTGAAAGTCATCATAAACCTTCTATTTGTGGATAAAGCAATTATTAAGTTGATACAGGGTAGGCGATGTATTCAGGCCTTGGAAAAATGCCAAGACTATGGGAGATTTCaccagttttttttttaaatgagacAATCTTCTTTATTAGTAATAAAatctcaaagtacaagaggtaTATATATTGAGAGTAATAAAGAAGCCTAAAGAACGAAAAGCTAGGGATCAGAAGATGCATTCAagcatctcaactaggttgacaccccttTAGCACCAAAACTTCATATCCCAATTATAAAACTGACCAAAACAAAAGATgtaatagataaaacataaataAGTCCAGCAAAAGTACACAGGGCTAAGACTAAGAAAATGCTAAAATAGAGGCAATACAAAAATAGCTGCTGAGAGATCCAAAAACAGAGTTACTTGTGATTTCCTTGTGATTTCACCTGTTGTTTGAAAAATGGGATGTAGCAAAGTATAATAGGCCGACTTTAATCAAAGGTTTTGGGGGTGGCTGTCCATCAAAAATCTTGCATTAGACTCATGGAGAAGAGACTCTAGAAGTCATTGGAAGTAACTGTGGAGGATTGGAATGTATTGCTTTAGATACTCTAGATCTTACCGATTGCTCAAAAGGTAGAATTCGAGTCCGGAAAAATTTATGTGGTTTCCTTCCGGCTACAATAGAACTAAAGAACGAAATCAGAGGCAATTTCTTTCTCAACTTTGGAGATGTTGAATCACTTGACTTTCCTAAAATTGTTAATCACAATCTGTTCTTTAGTGATTTTACTAATCCCGTGGATATTTATAGATTACAATTAGAGTTGTTGTTGATGAAAACATTAAGATCAGTTTTCTTTCAAACGATTGGGATTTTCTTAAGAACAGTATGCCTTCCATGTCAAGGGGTTTTGAATAGCTTGGTCCTTTCGTTTTTGTAACAGTTGGCTGTTAGACAAGTAGTGCTGTCAAATGATTGAAAATTCTCTATCCTTGAACTCTCAACCAGGCTGGATAAGCATCTCTAGGCAGTGGTGTAAAGCGGAAACATTGGCAGTTTTTAAGGTGGGAAAGGGAGACAATCCTTTTCTGGTTGGATCCATGGATGGACAACATTGCTTTGCAGATCAGATTCCCACGCCTTTATAGAATAGCCCTACTTCCCAAAGGATCGGTTGCAGATTATTGGGACTCCTCCTCCTCTTGGTCCATTATTTTTAGACAAAAGAGGAGGAAATTTCTGACTTTCAAAGTCTGCTTGAATCCTTAGACGCAAGAAGACCAACCAATGTGGAGGATAAAAGAAGCTGGTCTTTGGAACATCATGGGGAATTTTCAGTAAAGTCACATTCAAAACATTTAGCTCCCGCCTCCCCAATGGATCCTTTTGGAAATCCAAGAGCCCCAGGAGGGTGAATATAACTTTATGGGTTATGATTTTTGATAACTTTAACTGCTTCTCAGTATTGCAAAAGAAACTACCCACCCGTTACTTATCGCCCCATATTTGTCCTTTATGTCTCAAATCTCAAGAGGACCTTCAGcatattttatttgattgtgAGTATGCTTCTAAGTGATGGAACAATCTTTTTCACATCTTTGATCTCAGCTGTCCTTTGATAAAGAATGTAAAAATAATGTCAGACAGCTTCTTATTGAGCCACTTCTGGATGAATCAATATCCTTGTTATGGAGTAATGCAGTAAAGGTAATCTTGGCAGAAATATGGTTCGAGAGATAAGAGAAACCAACGGGTCTTCCATAATAAATCTTCCTCCTGGAAGGACAGATTCGAATTGATTCGGCTGAATGCCTCCTCATGGTTCTTGCTCAGTAAACAATTCACAGGTTTCTCTCTACAAGATTTTTGCTAAATTGGAAGGATTTCATCTTTCCCCGTTGACTGAAGCTCTAATTCTGGACTCTGGTTTTAGATGGCCCTTATGATGGCTGTCCCCTTCTTCCTGTTTTCGGTATCCATTTGTATTGTTCTCAGACTTTTTCAGATTATTTTGGGTTGTAGTGGCTATGTTTAAGCCGGATTGATCATATGTGTTGCTTGGTTTGTATTCGTTGCGTGTATCCTTTTGATTTTTAATTACTTAGGTTGGTCTTCCTTTGTTTGGATATGATAAGGGTGCTatggggtgtcaacctagttgaaaTGCTCGAGTGCAACTACTAATCCTTCTCGTTCTATTGTCATAGCATTTGCTCATTGTATAACCCTCTTGTAATGTGAGCTATTGCTCCTATTTTTATTAATGCATGAgtttgtttccttttcaaaaagaaaatgcTACTCCATAATCTCTCTTTCTTGGAAACGGAAACAAGTAGCTTTATTAATATCTATGATGAAGCAAAAAGCTCAATTTACAAGAGAGTTATACAAGAGCTTACAAGATGAATAGTAGGAGAAGAAAGAGAAACAAAGGAGGAAAGTTAAAAAGATTACACAAGACAAAGAAAACAGAACAGAAAACACATTGAGGAATAATCAGGCTGGAGAAATGAAGGGGCTCCAATTTAAGTTGAGCTCTTGAATGCTGTAGCTGCTGAAGATCTTTGAGGTCAAACACCATGAGGAGGCATTTTGATGCACAGTTTCAAAGCGATCCTTCCAATCAAGAGATTTATCATGGAACATCCTCTGTAAACTTTCTCAAAATCAAACTTCATCCTCTCTAATTTCAAGGCCTCATTTATTATAGATCAATGCAGTCAAAACCAAAATTGTGGTTGGAGAGATATCCGAGGATTTTTAAAGACAAAAGTTGATTTAAGATAGATCAGTTTGATTCCACTCATCCTAAAGCTCCCTCGTGGTATTCTCTTTCCAATACACTTCTAATAGTTTTCGTTTGTAAGATATTTGTTTGAATTGGAATGCTTTTATATCCCATGTAATTTTCCTTCTTCGTTTCTTCTTGTATTTCACTCTTTTTGGAGTTTGTATCTCTTGACCATTAGTCTAATAGTCTATTTTCATTTCTTgtttacaaaaataaattaagctTCGTAGAGTTCCAACTTGCCCACCATTAGAAGTTCAAATGGAGTCGAAAGTTTGTCTACTAGAAAATTATACTGATTGATTTTGGACAAAAGTGTTGGGGAACACCTTTAATCCGGAAGCTAGGATGGCCAACATTTAATAGCTACAGAATGGGATTGTCAAAATATTAGAagattgttgagaaaaagaatCTTTAAACCATTATGGATTAGGCCTAGTAGTAAAAAGGAGTCATAGTCTTAGTAAATGGTCAAAGAGATCAAGGGTTCAGTCCAAGTGATCACCTACCTAGGATTTAATTTCTTACGAATTTTTTTGACATCCAAATATTGTAGAGTTAGGAAGGTtgtcttaaaaaagaaaaaagaatcttCAAATTTCTTTCGTATCTAAATAAGGATATTGACAAAGTATGAGAAAAATCTCATCGTGTGTTTCTTATCTAAGGGAAGGAGGGAAAAAAAGcaagaaaatgaaatgaaaatgacaACTCATTAGTCATTTGCCATCGTGAACCTTTTTAACCATAAAACAGAAACAGAAAAGTTGTAACTATAACCAATTTATATAATATCCAAATAATAGAAGTTCAGAaagattttaaagaaaatattaaacacGGTAGTAATGATATATTACCTTCTTCACTCACATACAATTGCATTAATGTTTACTATTGGACCATTAAGCAATATCATAGGAAACATCCAATTTACACTTGTAGACCAGCAAATGGTAATTATTCTTGATACTAGCAAATGATGATTAGTTTGAATTGGATACTAAAAATAACAGCTAGTTAAAATTGCAGActaacaaataataattattttgaattgaTGACTTACAGTCCGTTGCCCAGAAATAATTCTAGAGACGTGGCTTAGCTTAAGGTGCTTCTCCTCTTTCCCCGAGAACCATATCAAAATAGACTCATCCTGAAACCAAAAGACGTTGCTTAGAATCTTTGCAATGGGAGTGCAAGTAAAATTCTGAACGATGGCTAATTCAGTATCCACCAATTAAACCACAATCACACAATGAAAAGAGATTACaattacattattaaaaaaatttaaattatatgcATTACTGCTTGGAATTATATGAATCAGCAACATACTTATGAAAAATAGTGATGCATGAAATCCAAAATATACCCCATTCCAAGGTCTCCCAAAGCTCAATCCTACTCCTAGGCCTTCCATTTACGATAAAATGGAATATTTGACCACTTTGATGCAACTCCAAATCCAATATCTCCATGTATACCCAAAGTCTTTCTTTGCAGGGTCAAGAAAGTTCTAGTCCATATGGTTATATGTCCTCTAAGAGTCAGTCTTAATGATGACTCCCTCTTCAATAATCTCCAATAGCCTCATTAGTTTAAGGGTCTGGTCAAGAAAATCTTCCTGCAATGAACTGACCCTAAGAAAGATCGTCCAAAAGAGAACCTTCTTCAATTTACTAGCCAACACCTTAGCTATGATACACGATTATAACAAGGCTGATGGATCTAAAGTCCTTAACCCTATTTATGAACATCAATAAATGAACTCTGCAAGCTACAGACTTGGCAACACCAACTCAATATTTGACCACTTTGATTCAGATCATGGATATATCCACAAAAtaggttttaaaaaattacgCCTCAAGAGAAATCCATAGGTTTACTGCCAGGGACATGTTTGGGAGTGATTTTGAAATGATTAAATTCAATTTGTCATGTTTAAAATCACTATGAAACTCACCTACTCAAAATCAATTCAATGTTCAATTTTACGCTTtcaaacagaattccatactatttaaaattgatttgaattttggaatGATTAAAAGAACTTTTCAACTGATTTTAAAAATGACAAGAGtaattttaatcattttagaatcactctcaaacatgtcataattaaatgaaataaaagataatacaaATACAAGTAGTTGTAGAGTTATGCACTTAAACATTACACACTAGTATGCTTTCGTATTCCTTTTTCATCTGGAGAAACAAGACTGTACTCACATTGGAAAGTCGGAAAGGACAAAACTTTGGCTTCCCCCTTCTTCCATACTTGAGCAAGTAGGCTCCTTTCTTCAAAGCAGTAATAGCCTTTAAGAATAATATAGAGGCAAAAATACTGTACTTAGCATCATTACAGAATTAACTTTAAGTCAAAACATTATCATAAAGCAAGGGGAATATATCACAAAATTCTTGTTTGCTAGTCTGCATAGAAATTTTATAAAAGGGAAACCAGATTTAGATTAATCAAGGACAGAAATGAGCTTTAGCAATGATGTGGAAAATCTATATCTTATAAAGGAAACAACATTTCTCATTAATTAAGAAATGAGTACAAGATAAGAGTAAAAACAGGCTAACAAGGTGACTGAAAAGAGATAATAGAAAGCAAAAATGTACACAAGATAAAGGAACAAAACACAAATTTACCAAAAAAAACCCAATTGTTGGAAATGTCTAGGAAAGAATAGCCCGCAATAGCTTTTGGGAGGGAACACCATCAGGAAGCTTTGATCTTGATTAGCTCAGAGCTGTATGACCATGAATTATTGATAGAACACCAATAGATTGTTCTTTATTCAATTGGTAAAAGGGAACTCAGTACACTATCAGATTGATGAAACATCATTCTGGTTGGAAAACTACAGtaacaagaag
The sequence above is drawn from the Cucumis melo cultivar AY chromosome 2, USDA_Cmelo_AY_1.0, whole genome shotgun sequence genome and encodes:
- the LOC103491987 gene encoding PH, RCC1 and FYVE domains-containing protein 1, whose protein sequence is MDRMVQDLSKTGAVERDVEQAITALKKGAYLLKYGRRGKPKFCPFRLSNDESILIWFSGKEEKHLKLSHVSRIISGQRTPIFQRYPRPEKECQSFSLIYNERSLDLICKDKDETEVWFSGLKALISRIHNRKWRTESRSDGMLSEVNSPRTFTQRSSPLHSPFSSNDSMQKEGGEHIRLHSPYGSPPKYGLDKALSDVMLYNVPPKGFFHSDSASGSVHSLSSGGSDSMHGHMKAVPMDAFRVSLSSAVSSSSQGSGNDDCDALGDVFIWGEGTGEGVLGGGTRRVGSSFDSKIDSLLPKALESVVVLDVQNIACGNRHAALVTKQGEVFSWGEEYGGRLGHGGDSDTHHPKLIDALSNLNIELVACGEYHTCAVTLSGDLYTWGDGTYNSGLLGHGKDVSHWVPKRVTGPLQGLHVSSISCGPWHTALVTSAGKLFTFGDGTFGVLGHGDRDSISIPREVESLKGLRTVRAACGVWHTAAVVEVIIGNPNSNNNSSGKLFTWGDGDKGRLGHGDKEARLVPTCVAALVDPNFCQVACGHSLTVALTNSGHVYTMGSPVYGQLGNPQADGKLPARVEGKLSKSFVEELACGAYHVAVLTSRTEVYTWGKGANGRLGHGSTDDRNTPTLVEALKDKQVKSIACGTNFTAAICLHKWVSGVDQSMCSGCRLPFNFKRKRHNCYNCGLVFCHSCSSKKSLKASMAPNPNKAYRVCDNCYHKLKKFIEMDASSQSSLSRRGSINQGSMEPVNKNDKLDLKSHSQLARLPSVESFKQVESRFSKKNKKLEFSSRRVSPIPSGGSQRGSLNISKSFNPVFGSSKKFFAASLPGSRIVSRATSPISRRPSPPRSTTPTPTLGGLTSPRIAVNDAKSTNNRLSQEVIRLRAQVENLTRKAQLQEVELERTSKQLKEAISIASEEAARCNAAKEVIKSLTAQLKEMAERLPVGAARNIKSTLASFSSGPPFNHLINTFIDQLNGQETSLETDSNGSSVQLLSNGSSTANNQSSTLSKSSQLDSAKNGKIKETESRQEAEWVEQDEPGVYITLTSQPGGAKDLKRVRFSRKRFTEKQAEHWWAENRARVYERYNVRVMDKSSIGIGSEELTH